From the Terriglobia bacterium genome, the window TCCTGGCCGATCCGGAGTTCGTGGCGGGGCGTCTGGACACGCACTTCATCGAACGGATGCTGGGCTCCGGAGGGAAATAGGCGCGCATGCGGCTTGTGCTCCCCCGGCTGTATGTGATATTGGACGCAGCGCAGCTCTCTTCCGGAGAAACAGACAGCGCTCAAATGCTCATCGAGTCCGGCGTGCGCCTGATCCAATACCGCAGTAAGAATGTTTCCGCGCGCGAACAGATGCGCGATTCCGCCCGGCTTGCCAAACTCTTTCTTCCCCAGGGGGTGATGTTTTTTGTGAATGACCGGCCGGATGTGGCCGTGCTGGCGGGAGCGTCCGGGGTGCACGTGGGGCAGGAGGACCTGGGCGTGGAGGATGCGCGGCGGATTGTGGGCCGGGAGAAGTGGATCGGGGTGTCCACGCACAACGCCGACCAGGTGCGGCGCGCCGCGGAGAGTTCCGCGGACTACATCGCGGTGGGGCCGATTTACGCGACGACCACCAAGGAAAACCCCGATCCGGTGGTGGGGACGAAGTTGATCCGGGAGGCGCGAGCGCTGACGGAGAAGCCGCTGGTGGCGATTGGCGGGATCACCCTGGAGCGCGCGCGGGAAGTGCTGGCGGCGGGGGCGGACTCGCTGGTGGTGATCGGGGACATCTGGCGCGCGGCCGATCCGCGGGCGCGCATCCGGCAATACCAGGAACTGCTGGCCGCGATCTGAGCGGGGCGGCGGCGTGAGGTAAAGGAATGACAGATACCGGGCAAACAATCAGTCCAGCAGTGGCCGGGGAAGAGCACGGATTTGTCCGGGCGATCGGGTTGTTCGACGGCACGATGATCGTCGTGGGGTCGATGATCGGGTCGGGGATCTTCATCGTGGCTGCGGATATTTCGCGGCAGACGGGGTCGGCCGGGGGGCTGCTCTTCACCTGGATTTTTACGGGGCTGCTGACGGTAGCCGCGGCGTTGTCGTACGGGGAGCTGGCGGCGCTGTATCCGCATGCCGGGGGACAGTACGTGTACCTGCGCGAGGCGTATTCGCCGTTGTGGGGCTTTCTGTACGGGTGGACGCTGTTTCTGGTGATCCAGACGGGGACGATCGCGGCGGTAGCCATCGGATTCGCGCGCTATCTGGGGGTGCTGTTTCCGGGGATCTCGGCGGAGACGTGGATCGTGACGCCGGTGGTGATCTCTTCGAAATATGCGGTGAGCCTGTCGGTGCAGCAGCTGGTGGCCGTGCTGATGATCGTCTTCCTGACGTTTCTGAATACGCTGGGGGTGCGGCTGGGGAAGCTGATCCAGAATATTTTTACGAGCGCGAAGACGCTGTCGCTGGTGGGGCTGATCCTGCTCGGGGTGTTCGTGGGGCGCAACGCCGGGGCGATCGCGGAGAATTTCGCGCATCTGTGGGCGGTGCACGGGGCGCAGCCGATCGAGCCGGGTGCGAATTTTCTGCGCGGGCTGGTGCCGGTGGTAGCGGCGGGCAGCGGGGCGTTCGGGCTGTTCGTGGCGTTCGCGGTGGCGCAGGTGGGTTCGCTGTTTTCCGCCGATGCCTGGAACAACATCGGGTTCACGGCGGGGGAAGTGAAGAATCCGAAGCGCGACGTGGCGCTGTCGATGGCCTTCGGCACGCTGATCGTGATCACGCTGTACGTGCTGGCCAATCTTGCCTACCTGCTGGCGCTGCCCATCACGCAGATTCAGAGCGCGCCGGACGACCGGGTGGCCACGGCGGCGCTGAACGCGATCTTCGGGCCGGCGGGCGCGGCGATCATGGCGGTGGCCATCATCATCTCGACCTTCGGCTGCAATAACGGGCTGATCCTGGCGGGAGCGAGGGTGTATTACGCGATGGCCAAGGATGGCCTGTTCTTCCGCGCGACGGGGAAGCTGAATGCCAAGCGGGTGCCGGGGAATGCGCTGCTCTTTCAGGGCCTGTGGATTGCGGTGCTGATCCTGCTGCGCACGCGGCACGTAAACGGGGCCGGCGCGGTGACTTATGGCAACCTATACAGCGACCTGCTGGACTATGTGGTGTTCGCGGTGCTGCTGTTCTACGTGCTGACGATTGCGGGGATCTTCGTGCTGCGGCGGAAACGGCCGGAGGCGGAGCGGCCGTACCGGGCATTTGGGTATCCGGCGGTGCCGTTGTTGTATATAGTGGCGGCCGCGGCCATTATGTTCGTCCTGCTGCTGTACCGGACGCAGACGGCGTGGCCGGGGCTGGTGATCGTGCTGTTGGGAGTACCGGTGTACCTGTTGTGGTCGCGGCGAGGAGCAGGGCGGGCGGCTTGAGCAGCAAAAAGAGTTTGAAACCGCGCAGCAGCGGTGGAGAAGCGCAAAATCTCAGAGAGAAGCGGTAGAGAGGGGGAGACGGATGGGCAATCCACTCTTTGCAACCAAGTCGATGGACCGGCTGCTGAGCGAGGCTGGGGAGACGGGTGAGCACAGCCTGAAGCGGACGCTGGGGCCGATGTCCCTGATGTCGCTGGGCGTGGGGGCGATCATCGGGGCGGGGATATTCGTGCTGACCGGAGCGGCGGCCGCGCAATATGCGGGTCCGGCGATCGTGTTGTCGTTCATCCTGGCGGGTGTGGGTTGCGTCTTTGCCGGCTTGTGCTATGCGGAATTCGCATCGATGATTCCACTGGCGGGGAGCGCCTATACCTACGGGTACGCGACGCTGGGCGAGCTCTTCGCCTGGATCATCGGGTGGGATCTGATCCTCGAGTATGCCTTCGGGGCGGCGACGGTAGCTTCCGGCTGGAGCGGCTACCTGAACAGTTTTCTGCAGGATTTTGGAATTCACATTCCGCCGAGCCTCACGGCTACACCCGGAACGGATCTGGTTTTTTACAACAACCGATGGGAGCGGCTGGCCACGATTCTGCCGACGTTGCGGGCGCACGGGGTGGATCCGGCTGGGTTGCAGCATGCTGCGGGAACGTTCAACGTGGTGGCCTTTCTGGCCATCTGTCTGGTTACGACGGTTCTGGTGATTGGAATCCGGGAGTCGGCCAACCTGAACAACGTGATCGTGGTCATTAAGGTATCGATCGTGCTGGTTTTCATCGGGGTCGCCGCAGCGTTCGTGCTGAAGAATCCGGAAGTGGCCCGCGGCAACTGGCATCCCTTCATACCGCCGAATACGGGTGAATTCGGGCATTATGGCTGGTCGGGCGTGGCGCGCGGAGCGGCGGTCATTTTTTTCGCGTACATCGGATTTGACGCGGTGTCCACGGCGGCGCAGGAGGTCAAGAATCCGCAGCGGGACATGCCCATCGGGATTCTCGGCTCGCTAGTCATCTGCACCGTTCTGTATATCGCGGTGTCCGGGCTGCTGACCGGCGTGGTGAATTACACGGCGCTGAACGTACCGGATCCAGTCGCGGTGGGAGTGGATGCGGCGCGGGGCGGGATGGTCTTCCATGCGGGTGCGCACGCGATCAAACTGAGCAGCTTTCTGGTCAAGCTGGGGGCCATCGCGGGGCTCGGCAGCGTCATGCTGGTCATGCTGCTGGGGCAATCGCGGGTTTTTTATTCGATGTCCTGCGACGGCTTGCTGCCGGAGTGGGCGGGAAGGGTGCATGCGCGTTTCCGCACCCCGTATATCTCGTCGATTACCGTGGGCATCTTCGTCGCCATTTTTGCGTCGCTCATTCCCATCGGCATTCTGGGCGAACTGGTGAGCATCGGGACGCTGCTGGCCTTCGTGATTGTGTGCGCGGGCGTGTGGATTCTGCGGAAGCGGCGCCCGGAGCTTACGCGGCCTTTCCGGACGCCGTGGGTGCCGGTGGTGCCGATCCTGGGCATTATCGTGTCGGGATTGCTGATGGCCAGTCTGCCGCGGGATACCTGGATTCGGCTGGTGGTGTGGCTCGTCATCGGCATGGTGATTTACTTCACCTACGGCGTGAAGCACAGCCGGGTGCGCGGGGCGAAGTAAGGCAGTGGGCTGGCCGGTTGCGGGGAAAGTAGCGTCTGTCGTTCTGAGCTCATCCGATGAGGATGCGCGAAGAATTGCAACCTCCTGGGTTGCCGAGAGTAACCGCTGAGATCCTTTCCGACCGGGTCGGAATCTTCGATCGGCCCCGATGAAAAGCATCGGGGCCGGAGGATGAGACCTTTAAGTGAGTTTTTCGGCAGCCTGTTAGATTCGAGAGAATGGCATCGGTGGAAGGCCGGTTGACCGGTAACCAGGATTCATCCACTCGGTCCCGGCAAAGGGCTCCGGGACTCCTGCCGAAATGACAGAACAGCTGGGCGCGGGTTTGGGTTTGTCTGCGGTTTTGCTTCTGCTGGCTTCCTCTCTTCGGGTAAAGTAAGACTTCGCGCGGTTTTTCCATGAAAACGGCTTGGACAGGTCTGCGGCGGTACGGGCGGCGGGTGTCGCGGCTGGACGCGGTGGCGCTCGTCTGCGCAATGGCCGGCGCGATTCTGCTGCTGGCCGGGCGATTCGTGCGTCCCGGCGGACCGGCGGGTTTCTTCAAGTTTCTGGCGCTGCTCGCGGCGTGCTATCTGCTGGTGCGGCTGATCGGGTGGTGGCGCGGGCGGCTGTTGTGGAGCCTGCGCAACCGGCTGGTGGTGGCCTACCTGTTCATCGCGGTGGTACCGGTGTTGCTGCTGCTGATGCTGGCGGTGCTGGCGGGGCAGATTCTCTATTCCCAGCTCGGAGCGTATCTGCTCTATGAGGACGTACAGGGGCGTGTGGCGCTGCTGGCGGATGGCGCGGAGAACGTGGCGGCGGCGGATGCCGCGCTGCCGGCCTCGATTCCGGATGCGCTGCGCGCAGGGGTGCTGGAGGGGCAGGCGCGCGTGCGGGGCGGGCGGGAGCTGCCGGGGCTGGAAATTAATTTACATGGGGATGCGGGATTGCTGCGGCGTCTCGGGGGAGCGGGTGCGCGGACGTTCGCGGGAATCGTGCAGTCGGGAAACCAGATCCGGCTGGTGGCCCTGAGGCAGGCGGCATCGGCGCGCGGGACGCAGGTTGTGGAATTGAGCGTGGCGGTGACGCCGGAGCTTCTGGAGAGCGTGGCGCCGGACCTGGGGCCGATCCAGGTGACGGTGGCGCAGCGGGTGAAGGGCGCCGGGGCGCGGGACGCGGTGCGCATCGGGGAGGCGGAGTACCGGGCGGTGGGTCGGATCGTGACGCGGCGGCGGACGCTGCAGAAAGCGGGGTTTGCGATCGATCCGGATGTCGAAGGGTTTTCGAAGCTGGACGCGACGTATCTGGAAAACGGGGAAGGAGTGGAGCGCGGACATCCGGTGTTTGCGTTTTTCACGGCGCGGCCGTCGCAGCTCAACCGGCGGATTTTTTCCTCGCTGGGGGATTTGAGCCGCGGAAAGGTGATGTACTTCCAGATCGTGGCGGTGGCGTTTCTGCTGATCGAGCTGGCGGCGCTGATCACGGGGATCGTGCTGACGCGGGCGATCACCAGCACGGTGGCGGATCTCTACCGGGCCACGCAGCACGTGCAGGCGGGGGACCTGACGCACCGGGTGCGCATCGCGCGGCGCGACCAGCTGGGGGTGCTGGGGGAATCGTTCAACCAGATGACGGGCTCCATCAGCAGCCTGATCGAGGAGCAGCGGCAGAGGCAGCGGCTGGAAAACGAAATTTCGATTGCGCGGGAAGTGCAGGCGCAACTGTTTCCGCAGAAGCTGCCGGAGGTGCCAGGGGTGGAGCTGGGTGCCATCTGCCGCGCGGCGCGGGTGGTGAGCGGGGACTACTACGATTTCATCCAGCTCAGCCCGACGCATCTGCTCTTTGCGGTGGCGGACATTTCGGGGAAGGGAATCTCGGCGGCGCTGCTGATGGCCAGCCTGCAGGCGGCGCTGCGCAGCCAGGTGCTGGTGCCGGGGAGCGAGCGGTTGAGCACGGCGGAGCTGGTTTCGCGGCTGAACCGGCACCTGGTGCGGAATACGGCGGACGACCGCTTCGCGACGTTGTTTCTGGCGGTGTATGACTGCGCGACGCACACGCTGCGCTATACGAATGCCGGGCATCTGCCGCCGCTGTGTCTTGCAAACGGGGCAGCGAAGCGCCTGGGCGCCGGGGGGATGGTGCTGGGGGTTCTGGAGGAGTACGAATACGAGGAGGGCTCGCTGGTGGTGGCGCCCGGGACGTTGCTGATCGGCTACAGCGACGGACTGGTGGAACCGGAAAACGTGTATGGCGAGCAGTTCGGGACTCGCAGGCTGGAGGAGGCGGCGCAGCGCAGGCATGGGGCGCCGGTGCACGACGTCGCGGAAGCGCTGATGAGCGCGGCGGACGAGTGGGCGGGGACTCCGGAGCAGGCCGACGACATGACGGTGGTGGTGGCGCGGCTGGGGTGAGGCGCGAGGTGCTGCGCCGTGCAGGCGCCAGGCGGGTAGTGCGGGAAGCAAGGCTGGGCTATACTTTCGGCATTCGAGGGCGGCCTTCAGGGCGGGGAACATGGGACTGCAAAATCGGGTGGCGCTGATCACGGGGGGGAGCCGCGGCATCGGGCGCGGCATTGCGCTGCGGCTGGGGCAGGAAGGCGCACGCGTGGCGATCGCCTACCGCTCGAACAAGGCCGCGGCGCAGCAGACGCTGCGGCAACTGCAGTCGATGGGCGTGGACTGCGTAGCGGTAGAGACGGACATCACCGTGGCGGCGCGCGCCGAGCAGTTGGTGCAGACGGTGGCGGAGCGCTTCGGGCGGCTGGACGTGCTGGTGAACAACGTGGGGGATTTCCGCTGGGGGCTGCTGGGGGAGTCGTCGGTGGAGGAGTGGCAGGGAGTTTTTTCCTCGAACGTGATGAGCGTGCTGTTCATGAGCCGCGCGGCGCTGCCGCAGATGCGGCGGGGCCGCTGGGGAAGGATCATCAACCTGGGAGCGGTGGGAGCGGAGCGGGCGTTCGGGCAGGCCAAGATTTCGGCGTACGCCTCGGCGAAGGCGGCGGTAGTGGCGATGTCGCGGTCGCTGGCGCTGGAAGAGGCCAAGAACGGAATCACCGTGAACGTGGTGAACCCCTCGAATATTGATGAGAAGGAATTGACGCTCAGCGAAGCGCGGCGCATCCGCGACGCGCGGTTTCCGATCGGGCGGCCGCCGACGGGAGAAGACGTGGCGGCGGCGGTGGCTTTCTTCGCCTCCGAGGAGGCCGAGTACGTCACCGGGCAGATTATCAACGTGAGCGGCGGCTGGATGCTGTGAGGCGCGCCGGCGCCCGGACCCGCTTCCGCAGTTGGCAAGCAGCTTCGTAGTGTGAACCATCCATGAAAGCACTGACCGCCGCCGAAATGCGCGAGGTGGATCGCCTGACCAGCGAGCGCTTCAGCGTTCCCAGCCTGCAATTGATGGAAGCCGCCGGCGAACACGTGGCCGAGGCCGTGCTGCGCGAGTTTGCGCCGGGGCTGCCGGCGCGCGTGTGCGTGCTGTGCGGGAAGGGCAACAACGGGGGCGACGGGCTGGTGGCGGCGCGGCAACTGAAAGGCGCGCGGTGCGATCCGCGCGTGTATCTCTTCGGCCGGGCGGAGGAACTGCGCGGGGACGCGGCGGAAAATCTGCGGCGCTGGCGGGAAACGGGCGGCGCGCTGACGGTGGTGGACGATGGCGCGTCGTGGGAAGCGGTCTGGGCGGAAGTCGCCGGGGCCGATGTGATTGTGGATGCGCTGCTGGGCACGGGGCTGCGCGGAGCGGCGGAAGGGCCGCTAGCGCAGGCGATCGAAGACGTGAACCGGCTGTCGGGGAATGCCACGGCGGCCACGCCGCGGCTGATCGTGGCGCTGGACACGCCGTCGGGTCTGCCGGCGGATGGCGGTGCCGCGGGCGGGCCGGTGTTGCGCGCGCATCTGACCGTGACCTTCACGGCGCCGAAGATCGGGCAGCTGGTTTCGCGGGATGCGGGGGCCTGCGGAGCGCTGCGGGTGTGCGCGATCGGGACGCCAGCGGCGCTGGTGGAGCA encodes:
- the thiE gene encoding thiamine phosphate synthase, encoding MRLVLPRLYVILDAAQLSSGETDSAQMLIESGVRLIQYRSKNVSAREQMRDSARLAKLFLPQGVMFFVNDRPDVAVLAGASGVHVGQEDLGVEDARRIVGREKWIGVSTHNADQVRRAAESSADYIAVGPIYATTTKENPDPVVGTKLIREARALTEKPLVAIGGITLERAREVLAAGADSLVVIGDIWRAADPRARIRQYQELLAAI
- a CDS encoding SpoIIE family protein phosphatase; this encodes MKTAWTGLRRYGRRVSRLDAVALVCAMAGAILLLAGRFVRPGGPAGFFKFLALLAACYLLVRLIGWWRGRLLWSLRNRLVVAYLFIAVVPVLLLLMLAVLAGQILYSQLGAYLLYEDVQGRVALLADGAENVAAADAALPASIPDALRAGVLEGQARVRGGRELPGLEINLHGDAGLLRRLGGAGARTFAGIVQSGNQIRLVALRQAASARGTQVVELSVAVTPELLESVAPDLGPIQVTVAQRVKGAGARDAVRIGEAEYRAVGRIVTRRRTLQKAGFAIDPDVEGFSKLDATYLENGEGVERGHPVFAFFTARPSQLNRRIFSSLGDLSRGKVMYFQIVAVAFLLIELAALITGIVLTRAITSTVADLYRATQHVQAGDLTHRVRIARRDQLGVLGESFNQMTGSISSLIEEQRQRQRLENEISIAREVQAQLFPQKLPEVPGVELGAICRAARVVSGDYYDFIQLSPTHLLFAVADISGKGISAALLMASLQAALRSQVLVPGSERLSTAELVSRLNRHLVRNTADDRFATLFLAVYDCATHTLRYTNAGHLPPLCLANGAAKRLGAGGMVLGVLEEYEYEEGSLVVAPGTLLIGYSDGLVEPENVYGEQFGTRRLEEAAQRRHGAPVHDVAEALMSAADEWAGTPEQADDMTVVVARLG
- a CDS encoding amino acid permease gives rise to the protein MGNPLFATKSMDRLLSEAGETGEHSLKRTLGPMSLMSLGVGAIIGAGIFVLTGAAAAQYAGPAIVLSFILAGVGCVFAGLCYAEFASMIPLAGSAYTYGYATLGELFAWIIGWDLILEYAFGAATVASGWSGYLNSFLQDFGIHIPPSLTATPGTDLVFYNNRWERLATILPTLRAHGVDPAGLQHAAGTFNVVAFLAICLVTTVLVIGIRESANLNNVIVVIKVSIVLVFIGVAAAFVLKNPEVARGNWHPFIPPNTGEFGHYGWSGVARGAAVIFFAYIGFDAVSTAAQEVKNPQRDMPIGILGSLVICTVLYIAVSGLLTGVVNYTALNVPDPVAVGVDAARGGMVFHAGAHAIKLSSFLVKLGAIAGLGSVMLVMLLGQSRVFYSMSCDGLLPEWAGRVHARFRTPYISSITVGIFVAIFASLIPIGILGELVSIGTLLAFVIVCAGVWILRKRRPELTRPFRTPWVPVVPILGIIVSGLLMASLPRDTWIRLVVWLVIGMVIYFTYGVKHSRVRGAK
- a CDS encoding amino acid permease → MTDTGQTISPAVAGEEHGFVRAIGLFDGTMIVVGSMIGSGIFIVAADISRQTGSAGGLLFTWIFTGLLTVAAALSYGELAALYPHAGGQYVYLREAYSPLWGFLYGWTLFLVIQTGTIAAVAIGFARYLGVLFPGISAETWIVTPVVISSKYAVSLSVQQLVAVLMIVFLTFLNTLGVRLGKLIQNIFTSAKTLSLVGLILLGVFVGRNAGAIAENFAHLWAVHGAQPIEPGANFLRGLVPVVAAGSGAFGLFVAFAVAQVGSLFSADAWNNIGFTAGEVKNPKRDVALSMAFGTLIVITLYVLANLAYLLALPITQIQSAPDDRVATAALNAIFGPAGAAIMAVAIIISTFGCNNGLILAGARVYYAMAKDGLFFRATGKLNAKRVPGNALLFQGLWIAVLILLRTRHVNGAGAVTYGNLYSDLLDYVVFAVLLFYVLTIAGIFVLRRKRPEAERPYRAFGYPAVPLLYIVAAAAIMFVLLLYRTQTAWPGLVIVLLGVPVYLLWSRRGAGRAA
- a CDS encoding SDR family oxidoreductase → MGLQNRVALITGGSRGIGRGIALRLGQEGARVAIAYRSNKAAAQQTLRQLQSMGVDCVAVETDITVAARAEQLVQTVAERFGRLDVLVNNVGDFRWGLLGESSVEEWQGVFSSNVMSVLFMSRAALPQMRRGRWGRIINLGAVGAERAFGQAKISAYASAKAAVVAMSRSLALEEAKNGITVNVVNPSNIDEKELTLSEARRIRDARFPIGRPPTGEDVAAAVAFFASEEAEYVTGQIINVSGGWML